The Bacillota bacterium genome has a window encoding:
- a CDS encoding ParM/StbA family protein has protein sequence MTKQLGVDLGYGFVKVSDGQVEHLFPSVVGVGGDLRFRADLSQEDNALRNMVVGYGGHKYFVGDLAMRQSGFASRSLSPNRVEDFNTKTLFLASLALYATWEEEVFDVVSGLPTSYFATYRKELAASMKGEHKITFGGNSSEVQRTMRVERLRLIPQPFGTLYDRVLDKAGDVRDEELAKARVGIIDVGFKTSDLVVADHLEFIDPLSLSTPTALSTAYNTVANQLMLEFNIDRPNYQLDAALREGEIRIAGKPRNIQDLKRKAFENLASKIVTEVRSVWDYRDLDTILITGGGGRALAEWLIPAFSNALLVEDPQFANVRGFRKLAKRIFLET, from the coding sequence ATGACCAAACAACTGGGTGTTGATCTGGGCTACGGTTTTGTGAAAGTTAGCGACGGCCAGGTTGAGCACTTGTTTCCCAGTGTGGTAGGGGTCGGAGGCGACCTTCGCTTCAGGGCGGATCTCAGCCAGGAGGACAACGCCCTGAGGAACATGGTTGTTGGGTATGGCGGGCACAAGTACTTCGTAGGTGACTTGGCAATGCGCCAGAGCGGCTTTGCCTCCCGGTCCTTGAGTCCGAACCGGGTTGAGGATTTCAACACCAAGACTCTGTTCCTGGCAAGCCTTGCCCTGTACGCTACCTGGGAGGAAGAGGTCTTCGATGTGGTGTCAGGGCTCCCAACCAGCTACTTCGCTACCTACCGGAAGGAGCTGGCCGCCTCCATGAAGGGGGAACACAAGATAACCTTCGGGGGCAACAGCAGTGAAGTCCAGCGGACAATGAGGGTAGAGAGGCTAAGGCTCATACCGCAGCCCTTCGGAACCCTGTACGACCGGGTCCTGGACAAGGCGGGGGATGTCAGGGATGAGGAGCTTGCCAAGGCCCGCGTGGGCATCATAGACGTGGGTTTCAAAACCTCTGACCTGGTTGTCGCGGACCACCTAGAGTTCATAGACCCCTTGAGCCTCTCCACTCCCACGGCGTTGTCTACAGCCTACAACACCGTGGCTAACCAGCTGATGCTGGAATTCAACATCGACAGGCCCAACTACCAGCTGGATGCCGCCCTCCGGGAAGGGGAAATCCGTATCGCCGGGAAGCCCAGGAACATCCAGGACCTCAAGCGGAAGGCCTTCGAGAACCTGGCCTCGAAGATCGTCACTGAGGTCCGCTCGGTCTGGGACTACCGGGACCTGGACACAATACTGATCACAGGTGGCGGCGGGAGGGCCTTGGCGGAGTGGCTTATACCGGCGTTTAGCAATGCCCTGCTGGTGGAGGACCCGCAATTCGCTAACGTCCGGGGCTTCAGGAAACTGGCCAAGCGCATATTCCTGGAGACCTAG
- a CDS encoding SagB/ThcOx family dehydrogenase, which yields MKTVALMILVLGLCICAPGCGNAPAEDTPVPSSPRTVPLPEPSLKGERSLEEAITLRMSVREYASTPVSLECLAQVLWAAAGRTDTADAVSGATRPAPSAGATHPLEVYVAAGDVKTLPPGVYRYDRDAHSLEPVLDGDFRKSVAQAALGQAAVENAPVTVIIAADYTRTTGRYGERGTRYVHMEAGGATQNMCLQAASLGMGCVVVGAFDDNALKDSLGILEEPVLLVPVGWPAP from the coding sequence ATGAAGACAGTTGCACTCATGATACTGGTCTTGGGCCTGTGCATATGTGCCCCGGGGTGCGGGAACGCCCCCGCGGAAGACACGCCCGTTCCTTCTTCGCCTCGCACTGTGCCCCTCCCGGAGCCATCCCTCAAAGGCGAAAGGTCGCTCGAGGAGGCGATAACACTCAGGATGTCGGTGCGTGAGTACGCAAGTACCCCGGTGTCGCTGGAATGCCTCGCGCAGGTCCTGTGGGCGGCAGCCGGCAGGACCGATACCGCGGATGCGGTGAGCGGGGCCACGAGGCCCGCCCCTTCGGCAGGGGCAACCCATCCGCTTGAGGTGTATGTGGCCGCCGGTGACGTAAAGACCCTGCCACCAGGCGTCTACCGCTACGACAGGGACGCTCACTCCCTGGAACCGGTCCTGGACGGGGATTTCCGGAAGTCCGTGGCCCAGGCTGCACTGGGCCAGGCAGCCGTGGAAAACGCCCCCGTTACCGTCATCATTGCCGCAGACTACACACGCACGACTGGGCGCTACGGAGAGCGGGGCACCCGGTACGTTCACATGGAGGCTGGCGGGGCAACCCAGAACATGTGTCTCCAGGCAGCCTCTCTTGGTATGGGATGCGTTGTGGTTGGGGCCTTCGACGACAATGCCCTGAAGGACTCCCTTGGCATCCTGGAGGAGCCGGTCCTGCTTGTACCTGTTGGATGGCCCGCACCCTGA